One region of Skermanella mucosa genomic DNA includes:
- a CDS encoding DUF3141 domain-containing protein — translation MTGLKFDTLFPIPGFARQQAALPLAPWNLMAAYSDYLVDLMQRQVIFLDILRKRGNGFVEMERKGLPPVLAFEYDIVVDGRLIERPVNYALVQIRPPAGVEIDAAARPYIIVDPRAGHGAGIGGSKMESQVGVALRAGHPVYFVIFFPEPEPGQTIIDVCRAEQVFVRAVAERHPDAPKPVIEGNCQGGWAVMMLAASQPEITGPIVINGAPLSYWSGVSGKNPMRYTGGLSGGSWGALLAADLGNGRFDGANLVLNFESLNPANTFWKKYYNLFSQVDTEEKRFLDFERWWGGFYLMNEEEIRWIVNNLFIGNKFAAGRVEIDAENHFDIKNIRSPIIVFASAGDNITPPQQALNWIADVYSSTAEIKANGQVIAYLLHEDVGHLGIFVSGKIARKEHTEIVSTLQFIETAAPGLYEIVITEKSVVDGEVRYSVALAEREIEDILKLDSDGRDDERAFEAAAHVSEVTERFYTGMVRPLVRAVTDENSAKLRRALHPLRSQRTVLSDANPALWPVAPLAEAVRAARRPVKPGNPFLTVERAVSDSIAQTLDTYRDMRDSAREAAFRLIYGSLHGLLPAEGAGQGGSPASRDLRDAPEIRIVLDGIAEGGYAHAVVRMMLLLADARGTVRRSRLERADRLLKEDPAFAGFPAEGLKQIIHEQTLIIELEPAQALATLPVLLSDPDDASRALAVVEAVAGPREEMEERTVAMLARMAEVLSGGDRSEAA, via the coding sequence ATGACCGGGTTGAAGTTCGACACCCTGTTTCCGATTCCGGGGTTCGCCCGGCAGCAGGCGGCGTTGCCGCTGGCGCCCTGGAACCTGATGGCCGCCTATTCCGACTATCTGGTGGACCTCATGCAGCGCCAGGTGATCTTCCTGGACATCCTGCGGAAGCGCGGCAACGGCTTCGTGGAGATGGAGCGCAAGGGGCTGCCCCCGGTCCTGGCTTTCGAGTACGACATCGTCGTCGACGGCCGCCTGATAGAGCGGCCGGTCAACTACGCGCTGGTGCAAATCCGCCCGCCGGCCGGCGTTGAGATCGACGCCGCGGCCCGGCCCTACATCATCGTGGATCCGCGGGCTGGGCACGGTGCGGGCATCGGCGGCTCCAAGATGGAAAGCCAGGTCGGCGTGGCGCTGCGCGCCGGCCATCCCGTCTATTTCGTGATCTTCTTCCCCGAGCCTGAGCCCGGCCAGACCATCATCGACGTCTGCCGCGCCGAGCAGGTCTTCGTCCGGGCCGTCGCCGAGCGCCACCCTGACGCGCCGAAGCCGGTGATCGAGGGGAATTGCCAGGGCGGATGGGCGGTCATGATGCTGGCCGCCTCCCAGCCGGAGATCACCGGCCCGATCGTGATCAACGGCGCGCCGCTGTCCTACTGGTCCGGCGTCAGCGGCAAGAACCCGATGCGCTACACCGGCGGCCTTTCCGGCGGTTCCTGGGGCGCGCTGCTGGCGGCCGACCTGGGCAACGGCAGGTTCGACGGCGCCAACCTCGTGCTCAACTTCGAATCCCTCAACCCTGCCAATACGTTCTGGAAGAAATACTACAACCTGTTCTCCCAGGTGGACACGGAGGAGAAGCGCTTCCTCGACTTCGAGCGCTGGTGGGGCGGCTTCTACCTGATGAACGAGGAGGAGATCCGCTGGATCGTCAACAACCTGTTCATCGGCAACAAGTTCGCCGCCGGCCGGGTCGAGATCGACGCGGAGAACCACTTCGACATCAAGAATATCCGGTCGCCGATCATCGTCTTCGCCTCCGCCGGCGACAACATCACGCCGCCGCAGCAGGCTTTGAACTGGATCGCCGACGTCTATTCCAGCACCGCGGAGATCAAGGCCAACGGTCAGGTGATCGCGTATCTGCTTCACGAGGATGTCGGCCATCTCGGCATCTTCGTGTCGGGTAAGATCGCTCGCAAGGAACACACGGAGATCGTCAGCACGCTCCAGTTCATCGAGACCGCGGCTCCCGGCCTGTACGAGATCGTCATCACCGAGAAGAGCGTGGTGGACGGCGAGGTGCGCTACAGCGTGGCGCTGGCCGAACGGGAGATCGAGGACATTCTGAAGCTCGACAGCGACGGGCGCGACGACGAGCGCGCGTTCGAGGCAGCCGCCCATGTCTCGGAAGTCACCGAGCGGTTCTATACCGGCATGGTCCGGCCCCTCGTCAGGGCGGTGACCGACGAGAACTCGGCCAAGCTGCGCCGCGCCCTGCATCCGCTCCGCTCCCAGCGCACGGTGCTGAGCGACGCGAACCCGGCCCTGTGGCCGGTGGCCCCTCTGGCCGAGGCGGTCCGCGCCGCCCGGCGGCCGGTCAAGCCGGGCAATCCCTTCCTGACGGTGGAGCGCGCCGTATCCGACAGCATCGCCCAGACGCTCGACACCTACCGGGACATGCGCGACAGCGCCCGGGAGGCCGCTTTCCGCCTGATCTACGGCAGTCTGCACGGCCTGCTTCCGGCCGAAGGGGCAGGGCAGGGCGGCTCGCCGGCGAGCCGGGACCTGCGCGACGCGCCGGAGATCCGCATCGTCCTGGACGGGATCGCAGAGGGCGGTTACGCCCACGCGGTCGTCCGCATGATGCTGCTGCTGGCCGACGCCCGCGGCACGGTCCGGCGCAGCCGGCTGGAGCGCGCCGACCGCCTGCTGAAGGAGGACCCCGCCTTCGCCGGGTTCCCGGCGGAGGGCCTCAAGCAGATCATCCATGAGCAGACCCTGATCATCGAGCTGGAGCCCGCGCAGGCGCTGGCGACGCTCCCGGTGCTGCTGTCCGATCCGGACGATGCCAGCCGCGCCCTGGCGGTCGTGGAAGCCGTCGCCGGCCCGCGCGAGGAGATGGAGGAGCGGACCGTCGCCATGCTCGCCCGCATGGCCGAAGTCCTCTCGGGCGGCGACCGATCGGAGGCGGCGTGA
- a CDS encoding CoA transferase subunit A — MKGIKIEDAVARIPDGASLMVGGFMGVGTSERIMDELVRQGRRDLTVIANDTARSGIGIGKLVDARALSKVIVSHIGTNPETQRQMIAGDLAVELVPQGTLAERVRAGGFGLGGILTRTGLGTAVEEGKTRIEVNGEPFLLELPLRADFAIVHAKQADYACNLAYSLTAQNFNPIMAMAADVVIVDAEDIVPIGVIPPDSVRTPGVLVDYLLNRGA; from the coding sequence ATGAAGGGCATCAAGATCGAGGACGCCGTCGCCCGGATTCCCGACGGAGCCAGCCTGATGGTCGGTGGCTTCATGGGGGTGGGCACGTCGGAGCGGATCATGGACGAGCTGGTGCGCCAGGGCCGGCGCGACCTGACCGTCATTGCCAACGACACCGCGCGGTCGGGGATCGGGATCGGCAAGCTGGTCGACGCTCGCGCCCTGTCGAAGGTCATCGTCAGCCATATCGGCACCAACCCCGAGACCCAGCGGCAGATGATCGCCGGGGACCTCGCGGTCGAGCTGGTGCCGCAGGGCACGCTGGCCGAGCGGGTCCGCGCCGGGGGCTTCGGCCTGGGCGGCATACTGACCCGCACCGGCCTGGGCACGGCGGTGGAGGAGGGCAAGACGCGGATCGAGGTGAACGGCGAGCCCTTCCTGCTGGAGCTCCCGCTGCGCGCCGACTTCGCGATCGTCCACGCCAAGCAGGCGGACTACGCCTGCAATCTCGCCTATTCGCTGACGGCCCAGAACTTCAACCCGATCATGGCGATGGCCGCGGACGTGGTGATCGTCGATGCCGAGGATATCGTGCCGATCGGCGTGATTCCGCCCGACAGCGTCCGCACGCCGGGCGTTCTGGTGGATTACCTGCTGAACCGGGGGGCTTGA